A single genomic interval of Candidatus Bipolaricaulis anaerobius harbors:
- a CDS encoding GNAT family N-acetyltransferase: protein MGETWGVGLRPVRAEDRSLIAGWLTDRELRRFTGRRALPWRGETPHDVQFLILLGEERRPIGLCGLYGIAPEEGTAEVGILLGERDSWGHGYGPEALRLLLRYAYSDLGLRGVSLCVHATNARAIRAYEKVGFTVEQHLTLGRWLFGQGVDYLIMTSCAPGREAEGGER from the coding sequence ATGGGTGAGACCTGGGGGGTGGGGCTGCGGCCGGTCCGGGCGGAGGACCGCTCCCTCATCGCGGGTTGGCTCACCGACCGGGAGCTGAGGCGGTTCACCGGCCGCCGGGCCCTGCCGTGGAGAGGGGAGACGCCCCACGATGTGCAGTTCCTCATCCTCCTGGGGGAGGAACGCCGCCCGATCGGGCTGTGCGGGCTCTATGGGATCGCGCCGGAGGAGGGGACGGCGGAGGTCGGGATCCTCCTCGGGGAGAGGGACAGCTGGGGGCATGGGTACGGACCGGAGGCGCTGCGGCTCCTCCTCCGCTATGCCTACAGCGATCTCGGGTTGCGGGGGGTCTCCCTCTGTGTCCACGCCACAAACGCCCGGGCGATCCGCGCCTACGAGAAGGTGGGGTTCACTGTGGAGCAGCATCTGACCTTGGGACGATGGTTGTTCGGCCAGGGGGTGGACTACCTCATCATGACCTCGTGCGCCCCGGGACGCGAAGCGGAGGGGGGGGAGAGATGA
- a CDS encoding sugar ABC transporter permease yields MYSRPSRIGLIVRHALIWIGVIYALFPILWILSASFNPTNNLLEQKLLPANPTLEHYRRLFTDPTIPFPRWVLNTVIVSGTTAAITVFLCALGAYAFSRFRFRGRRAGLLALLLVQMFPQMLAMVAIYLLLIKIKEFVPWLGYNTHPGLIMVYLGGAMGFNTWFMKGYFDTIPRSVEESALVDGATPFQAFLRIVLPLARPILAVVLIIQFITTYSEYVLASILLKGTEMYTLAVGLRFFIQQAYDRRWGVFSAAAILGALLILAIFLPLQKLIISGLTGGAVKE; encoded by the coding sequence GTGTATAGCCGTCCAAGCCGGATCGGCCTCATCGTGCGCCACGCCCTGATCTGGATTGGGGTGATCTACGCCCTGTTCCCGATCCTGTGGATCCTGTCCGCCTCGTTCAACCCCACGAACAACCTCCTCGAGCAGAAGCTCCTCCCGGCGAATCCAACGCTCGAGCACTACCGGCGGCTGTTCACCGATCCCACGATCCCGTTCCCCAGGTGGGTCCTGAACACGGTCATCGTGTCGGGGACTACAGCCGCGATCACGGTTTTCCTGTGCGCGCTCGGCGCGTACGCGTTCTCCCGGTTCCGGTTCCGCGGCCGCCGGGCAGGGCTCCTCGCCCTCCTCCTCGTCCAGATGTTCCCCCAGATGCTGGCGATGGTGGCGATCTACCTCCTCCTCATCAAGATCAAGGAGTTCGTCCCCTGGCTGGGGTACAACACCCATCCTGGGCTGATCATGGTCTACCTGGGGGGAGCGATGGGGTTCAACACCTGGTTCATGAAGGGGTACTTCGACACGATCCCGCGCTCGGTGGAGGAATCGGCCCTCGTGGACGGGGCAACGCCGTTCCAGGCCTTCCTGCGGATCGTGCTTCCGCTCGCCCGACCGATCCTCGCTGTGGTGCTCATCATCCAGTTCATCACCACCTACTCGGAGTACGTCCTGGCGAGCATCCTCCTCAAGGGGACGGAGATGTACACCCTCGCCGTTGGCCTGCGGTTTTTCATCCAACAGGCTTACGATCGGCGGTGGGGCGTGTTCTCGGCGGCGGCGATCCTCGGGGCCCTCCTCATCCTCGCGATCTTCCTCCCCCTGCAGAAGCTCATCATCTCCGGCCTCACCGGCGGCGCGGTGAAGGAATAG
- a CDS encoding ABC transporter ATP-binding protein, producing the protein MIHTEALTRTFGSRTAVDGLDLDVREGEIVGLLGPNGAGKTTTVRMLACLLSPTSGRAWVAGHEVGKEEQAIRSQVGILTEAPGFYKRLSVERNLRYFAELYGVSDPRRRVQHYLARLGLADRSGDAVATLSKGLRQRLALARALVHEPPVLFLDEPTSGLDPESARDVRRFIGELASERRTVLLCTHNLPEAEELCGRIAVLRTRLIALDRPEALKERMSGSRVIVELANPRAEFATGVQLPFVRAASLDGTALAVEVADPERDVPALVRRLVELGAEIRSVQRDERTLEDVYLELVGGDDASA; encoded by the coding sequence ATGATCCACACCGAAGCCCTGACCCGGACGTTCGGCAGCCGCACGGCCGTGGACGGGCTGGACCTCGACGTGCGGGAGGGGGAGATCGTGGGGCTCCTCGGCCCCAACGGGGCGGGGAAGACGACCACGGTGCGCATGCTCGCCTGCCTCCTCTCCCCGACGAGCGGCCGGGCATGGGTCGCCGGGCACGAGGTGGGGAAGGAGGAGCAAGCGATCCGATCCCAGGTGGGGATCCTCACCGAGGCGCCGGGGTTCTACAAGCGCCTCTCTGTCGAGCGCAACCTGCGGTACTTCGCTGAGCTCTATGGGGTGAGCGATCCCCGCCGCCGCGTTCAGCACTACCTGGCACGGCTTGGACTGGCCGATCGATCAGGTGACGCGGTGGCGACCCTCTCCAAGGGCCTCCGGCAGCGGTTGGCCCTCGCGCGGGCCCTCGTCCATGAGCCGCCGGTCCTGTTCCTCGACGAGCCGACCTCCGGCCTCGACCCGGAGAGCGCCCGCGACGTGCGCCGGTTCATCGGGGAACTGGCGAGCGAGCGGCGGACCGTCCTCCTGTGCACGCACAACCTCCCCGAGGCGGAGGAGCTGTGCGGCCGGATCGCCGTGCTCCGCACCCGCCTCATCGCCCTCGATCGCCCGGAGGCCCTCAAGGAACGGATGTCGGGATCGCGGGTCATCGTGGAGCTCGCGAACCCGCGGGCGGAGTTCGCGACGGGGGTTCAGCTGCCGTTCGTGCGGGCGGCATCCCTCGACGGCACCGCCCTCGCGGTCGAGGTGGCGGACCCGGAGCGGGACGTCCCGGCCCTCGTCCGCCGGTTGGTGGAGCTGGGGGCGGAGATCCGTTCCGTACAGCGCGATGAGCGGACGCTCGAGGACGTGTACCTTGAGCTCGTGGGGGGGGACGATGCCTCGGCTTAG
- a CDS encoding glycoside hydrolase family 13 protein — translation MRPPAWVRDAVFYQIFPDRFCNGDPGNDPPGTVPWDERPTHGSFAGGDLVGILAKLPYLEALGVNALYLTPIFTGATNHKYDGEDYFRVDPAFGGDRAFQSLLAAAHGRGMRVVLDGVFNHCGVGHPFFQDVVERGRSSPYWDWFRIRGDRPYATPHPNYACWAGHAQLPEWNHDHPPVRDYLLSVVRHWLDERGGDGWRLDTVEYLPPDFVRDVYRESKAVNPDAYVLGEVMGLATSWFRHGALDGVMHYKLREGLVRFLAEGAWDAPRFARYVHGLWASYPPAANYACYTLLGSHDVPRFLTLCRGDRRKLVLGAAFLVAFPGAPAIYYGDEVGVEGGEDPDCRRTFSWDEQKWDRDLLDAFRTLVRLRREEPVLRRGGVRWADAHGRSLLLVRDLPPAEVAFALNAGEEETVVDLPMGGRWTDLLTAERVAGKVGVPGMGFRYLKRGEG, via the coding sequence ATGCGCCCCCCGGCGTGGGTCCGGGATGCCGTGTTCTACCAGATCTTCCCGGACCGGTTCTGCAACGGGGACCCCGGGAACGACCCTCCCGGCACGGTCCCGTGGGACGAGCGACCGACCCATGGCTCGTTCGCGGGGGGAGACCTCGTGGGGATCCTCGCCAAGCTCCCGTACCTGGAGGCCCTCGGGGTGAACGCCCTCTACCTCACGCCGATCTTCACCGGGGCGACGAACCACAAGTACGATGGGGAGGATTACTTCCGGGTGGATCCCGCCTTCGGGGGCGATCGCGCGTTCCAGTCTCTCCTCGCCGCGGCCCATGGCCGGGGGATGCGGGTCGTCCTCGATGGCGTATTCAACCACTGTGGGGTGGGGCACCCCTTCTTTCAGGACGTGGTGGAGCGGGGTCGGAGTTCCCCGTACTGGGATTGGTTTCGGATCCGCGGCGATCGGCCCTATGCCACGCCTCATCCCAACTACGCGTGTTGGGCCGGACATGCCCAGCTTCCGGAGTGGAACCACGACCACCCCCCCGTGCGCGACTACCTCCTCTCCGTGGTGCGCCATTGGCTCGATGAGCGCGGTGGGGATGGGTGGCGGCTGGACACGGTGGAGTACCTCCCCCCCGACTTCGTGCGCGACGTGTACCGGGAGAGCAAGGCGGTGAACCCCGACGCGTACGTCCTCGGAGAGGTGATGGGCCTTGCCACGTCGTGGTTTCGCCACGGGGCCCTGGATGGGGTGATGCACTACAAGCTCCGCGAGGGCCTGGTCCGCTTCCTGGCGGAAGGAGCGTGGGATGCGCCGCGGTTCGCTCGCTACGTGCACGGCCTTTGGGCGAGCTACCCTCCCGCGGCGAACTACGCCTGCTACACCCTGCTTGGGAGCCACGACGTGCCGCGGTTCCTCACCCTATGCCGTGGCGACAGGCGGAAGCTCGTGCTGGGGGCGGCGTTCCTGGTCGCGTTCCCCGGCGCGCCGGCCATCTACTATGGAGACGAGGTCGGGGTCGAGGGAGGGGAGGATCCCGATTGTCGCCGCACGTTCTCCTGGGACGAGCAGAAGTGGGATCGTGATCTCCTTGATGCCTTCCGGACCCTCGTTCGCCTGCGGCGGGAGGAGCCCGTGCTCCGGCGGGGGGGCGTGCGGTGGGCCGATGCCCACGGAAGGTCCCTCCTCTTGGTGCGGGACCTGCCCCCGGCCGAGGTCGCCTTCGCCCTCAACGCTGGGGAAGAGGAGACGGTCGTGGATCTCCCCATGGGCGGGCGGTGGACCGACCTCCTCACCGCGGAGCGCGTTGCGGGGAAGGTGGGCGTGCCGGGGATGGGGTTCCGCTACCTGAAGCGGGGAGAGGGTTAG
- a CDS encoding ABC transporter permease, with the protein MPRLRALMVKEWEELAKIKMVLYGALFLPLFMGGLAGFMVWQGQGLPPEAQATLFNTALMYFLILPVMIPVTLAVYSIVGEKEQGTLEPLLATPLTDWEIFVGKALVAVLPSVGLTWGVFLLFLAAAHIMLGGIPAGVLSVPWLVSIFALSPLLAVFGVLVSMLVSSRTSDPRAAYQFSGLAVIPTLIPLIVYSVQMTAVNLLLVILEGGILVVLDGVLLYLAVKLFRREEILTRWK; encoded by the coding sequence ATGCCTCGGCTTAGGGCGCTCATGGTCAAGGAGTGGGAGGAGCTCGCGAAGATCAAGATGGTCCTCTACGGGGCCCTGTTCCTCCCCTTGTTCATGGGCGGGTTGGCGGGGTTTATGGTGTGGCAGGGCCAGGGGCTCCCACCCGAGGCGCAGGCGACCCTGTTCAACACGGCGCTCATGTACTTCCTCATCCTCCCGGTGATGATCCCGGTCACGCTCGCCGTGTACTCGATCGTCGGGGAGAAGGAGCAGGGGACCCTGGAACCCCTCCTCGCCACCCCGCTCACGGACTGGGAGATCTTCGTGGGGAAGGCCCTGGTGGCGGTGCTCCCCTCGGTCGGCCTCACGTGGGGGGTGTTCCTCCTCTTCCTCGCGGCCGCCCACATCATGCTCGGTGGGATCCCGGCTGGTGTGCTCTCGGTCCCGTGGCTCGTCTCGATCTTCGCCCTGTCGCCGCTGCTCGCCGTGTTCGGAGTGCTCGTGTCCATGCTCGTCTCGTCGCGGACGAGCGACCCGCGCGCCGCCTACCAGTTTTCGGGGTTGGCCGTGATTCCTACCCTGATCCCCCTCATCGTCTACTCCGTGCAGATGACCGCGGTGAACCTCCTCCTCGTGATCCTGGAGGGGGGGATCCTCGTCGTCCTCGATGGGGTCCTCCTCTATCTGGCGGTGAAGCTGTTCCGCCGCGAGGAGATCCTCACCCGGTGGAAGTGA